AGCGACTGGGGCGGCCCCGTCCTGTCGGACGCACAGAAGGACTATGCGGCGTCGGACGTCCGCTATCTCCATGCGCTGAAGGCGGAACTGGACAAGCGCCTGGTGCGTGAAGGCCGTATGGAACTGGCCCAGGCCTGCTTCGACTTCCTGCCGCATCGCGCCGAACTCGACCTGGCCGGCTGGCCCGAGATCGACATCTTCTCGCACATGTAAGGGCGGAACCACAGGCAGCATGTCCATCCAGGCCGATCAGCAACGCCATGCGCGCCACCATTGGGCGCGTCCGGGCGGCCGCCATGACCGGCTGGTGCGTACGCTCAAAAATTATCTGCCCGTGGCGGTCGGCGCGCTGACCGCCCTGCTTGCGACCGCCCCCTTCACCGGCGGCGACAAGGTCAGCTTCGTGCTCGACAAGAACAAGGTCGAAGTGGCGAAGGAACGGATGCGCGTATCCGAAGCGCTGTATCGCGGCCAGGACAGCAAGGGACAGCCCTTTTCCCTGCGCGCCGGTTCGGCGGTCCAGAAGAGCTCACGCGAACCGATCGTCGACCTGCGCGACATGTCCGCGCGCATCCTGTTGACCGAAGGCCCCGCCGTGCTGAATGCGCAGAAGGGGCGCTACGACATGGCGACGGAGCGAGTCGCGATCGTCGGGCCGGTCCAGTTTGAAGCCGCGGGCGGCTATCGCCTGGTCACCCGCGATGTCGGCATAGACCTGCAGACCCGACGAATGAAAAGCGCCGGCCGGGTCGACGGACGCATTCCGATCGGTACGTTCAGCGGGGATCATCTGGAAGCGGACATGAATGCCCGCACGGTCACGCTCAACGGCCGGGCGAGCTTGCGCATCGAGCAAAATGGCCTCAAAGGGCAGAACTGATGAAACGCACCCTCATCCTGCTGTCGACCGTCGCGCTGGGCGCGACCGGCCTCTTCATTGCCGGCGCGGACGCGCAGGTGTTCAAAAATCATGACAGCAATGCGCCCGTCAACTTCACCGCCGACCGAATCGAGGTGCAGGATCGCGCCGATCGCGTCGTGGTGTCGGGCAATGTCGAGGTGACGCAGGCCGGCATGACGCTGAACGCGGCCCGCATGACCGTTGCCTACAAGCAGCAGCCGAACGCCGCTGCGAACACGGGCAACGGCGTGGAGGTCCAACGCATCGACGCTTCGGGCAATGTCGTCATCACCAAGGCCGACCAGACCGCCCGCGGCAATGTCGCCATCTACGACCTCAACAGCCGCCTGATTACCATGCTGGGCAATGTGTCGCTGACCCAGGGCGTGAACCGCCTGACCGGCGGACGACTGGTGATGGATCTCAACAGCGGACGCACGACTGTCGATGGCCGGGCCACCGGTGGTACGGCAGGAACAGCGACCAGCCCGAGCGGCCGCGTATCAGGCACCTTCTCCGTTCCCCAGCGCAAGGGCAACTGAACCAGCAGCGATACGGATCTGCCTGCTATTTCCCTGGAAAAAGCAGGGTGAAGACCATCCGGATGCCCCATTCGGGACCGCCCGCCGGTGCTTGCGCATAATATTTTCCGCCCAGGCCGACCTGCACGCGCTGGCTGCCGATCTTGGTCAGTTGCGATACGGCGACATTGACCGGCACCAGCCAGTTCTTCCCCTTCCAGTCATAGCTGGTTTCGGTGTTCAGGCTGAACGTCGTCGCATGCTTGGTGGTATAGCTGTAGAAGGGCTGCAGGAATGTAGCGCTGACATCCGACCGGTTGTCCTTGCCGGCA
The sequence above is drawn from the Sphingobium sp. AP49 genome and encodes:
- a CDS encoding LptA/OstA family protein; translated protein: MKRTLILLSTVALGATGLFIAGADAQVFKNHDSNAPVNFTADRIEVQDRADRVVVSGNVEVTQAGMTLNAARMTVAYKQQPNAAANTGNGVEVQRIDASGNVVITKADQTARGNVAIYDLNSRLITMLGNVSLTQGVNRLTGGRLVMDLNSGRTTVDGRATGGTAGTATSPSGRVSGTFSVPQRKGN